ccttggatactcagttctattctgtcctatagggtcactatgagttggaattgacttgagggcaacgagtttggttttggtttttattaaccATATTACCCTTGCTAACATGTGGAAATCCATCATAGGAGCTCACTTAATCATGGTTGCATATTACCCTGAAAAGTCCTGATTAtctgatatttaaaaaattatttttctaataaaaCCCTCCAGATGTATTTACATTTATAATGAAATCAAAATCAACGCCTaagagtaaaccaaaccaaacccattgctgtcaagttgattctgactcatagtgaccctgtaggacaactagacctgccccatatggtttccaaatctataatctttaagaaagcaaactgccacatctttcttccacagagcagctagtgggtctGAAATGCCGACATGGTTggcagtcgagtgctttaactactgcaccatcagggcaccTATACCTGAAAGTAGTGCTCTGTACATTTTTATTGAGTAAGTACAGTTTTGAGGTGCAAAGTAGTGAGCTTTTATCAGCCCATCTACCAGGTGGAGGAACACCGTTTCATAtggaagagttttctttcttttggttcaTGGTTACTATTAAGAAGTAAATTATGCAAATATTAAACTTATACATTATATGGGAATATTCCAGTCTGTTTTTCAATTGTGAATGCCTTGTGCAGGGACATTGCATTATAGCATTCTTAAAAACAGTAAGTATAGAATATCTGTTTGAATGCCATTCAACGCATAACCTAAAGTTCAGAAAGCTGTAAATTTTATATAGCAACAGTTTCATAATATATTGTCAGTACTTAAAATTTACAAATGTATTTTGAGAATTCATTCTCAATTGCTCATTTTGAAACCTAAAAATCTTGTATGTTTCTGTCCCAGAGCAATCTCTTTCGTGCTAGAGTTTTCCTGAAAGCTTTCTTCACGTCTTTGTTTCTCAGTGTGTAGATGAAAGGATTTACCAATGGAGTgaccacacaatagaatactgacACCACTTTACCGATGGTGAAGTTGTACTTGGCTGGAGGGCGAACGTAGGCAAAGATGATAGTGCAATAATAGATAGAGACCACAgtgaggtgggaggcacaggtagAAAAAGTTTTCTTCTGAGCCTCCCGGGAAGACAGTCTGATTATTGTGAGCACTATGTGCCCATAGGAGGACATAGTGAGAAGGAAAGAACTTAGAATCACAACAGAGCTACACGTGTAGCCCAAGGCTTCTGCAAAGAATGTATCTGAGCAAGAGAGTTTGAAAATGGGATCTGagtcacagaagaaatgattaaTCTTCTGTGGGCCACAAAAGTTGAGATAAGAGATGAGTATGGTAGGTAGGAGTGGGGCAATGAAGCCCCCAATCCAAGATCCAGCTGAAAACCACAGGCAAATCTGAAGACTCATGAGGAGTGAGTAGCGAAGAGGGTTGCATATTGCCAGGTACCTGTCATAGCCCATCACTGCCAGCAGGATGCACTCAGTAGCCCCCATGGAGAAAAAGAAGTAGTACTGGGTTATACACCCAGAAATGGAGATGGTCACTATCTGTGAGAGGCAGGTAGCCAGCAGTTTAGGCACTGTGGCTGTGGTATACCAGATCTCCAGGAAGGATAAATTTCCTAAGAAaatgtacatgggtgtgtggagtGCGGAGTCCATCAGAACAATGAAAATGATGAGTGTATTTCCCACAAGGGAAAGTAGGTACACAATGAGAAACACGACAAATAATGTGAGCCGCAGTTGGGGAACAGCAGAAAACCCAAGAAAGATGAACTCCCTTACTGTCGTTTGGTTTGTCACATCCATATTTCATCTTCTTTCATCTGGAATGAATTAACAAGCCCAGGAGGTAGAAGATGAGCAGAAGCAAGTTTCAGATCCTCTCTTATCTACCACTgatagttaaaacaaaacaaaaacacagctgagtcaattccaatgcatggcaaccacatgtgtgtcagagtagaactgtgctccatggggtcttcaatggctgatttttcagaatcagatttttcagaagtagataggcAGACTTTTCAtgtgaggcacctttgggtagatAGAAACCAACAATCTTTCaatagtagccaaatgcttaatcattttcatcacccagtgagt
Above is a window of Loxodonta africana isolate mLoxAfr1 chromosome 2, mLoxAfr1.hap2, whole genome shotgun sequence DNA encoding:
- the LOC100667841 gene encoding olfactory receptor 6F1-like, whose product is MDVTNQTTVREFIFLGFSAVPQLRLTLFVVFLIVYLLSLVGNTLIIFIVLMDSALHTPMYIFLGNLSFLEIWYTTATVPKLLATCLSQIVTISISGCITQYYFFFSMGATECILLAVMGYDRYLAICNPLRYSLLMSLQICLWFSAGSWIGGFIAPLLPTILISYLNFCGPQKINHFFCDSDPIFKLSCSDTFFAEALGYTCSSVVILSSFLLTMSSYGHIVLTIIRLSSREAQKKTFSTCASHLTVVSIYYCTIIFAYVRPPAKYNFTIGKVVSVFYCVVTPLVNPFIYTLRNKDVKKAFRKTLARKRFVSGKTHHTQF